A single genomic interval of Syntrophobotulus glycolicus DSM 8271 harbors:
- a CDS encoding Ppx/GppA phosphatase family protein produces MKKVAVIDIGSNSMRLVMLEVTANGFKVVDDMKETVRLGRGLQESGMIGEEAMNKAMQTLSLFKGVCEVNHASVLAVATAAVRKARNGADLLERIQKDTSIEVTLISGEEEAGYDFAGVINSIDLSDFVLVDIGGGSIELVLVKGREIKEAVSLAVGSLDLTQRFKLADEVSFGQEEDLLKFLRTAFAKVKWLKKEKPCVLVGVGGIIRNIGKIDRKRKGYLPDIAHNYKLSKNDVAEIYQLLKSKNLLERSSIEGLSKERADIMVGACAVVRELMEYTGIKKLRTSGYGLREGLVFKHYINQGRRFDDVLESSLQTVLDMHHENKEHAYHVYHLYDEIFKELTDVHKINGDFSKINKTAALLHDIGVSIGFYNHHEHTFYMILNAGICGIDHRELVLSAYVAASHRLKKFRFNFEEYQLLLKKEDKEYAQKAGILLQIANSLDRGQVSAIKEVVCEVDKKTVMMRTIKARDAELEIKDAMQAAEMFKKAFGKELVII; encoded by the coding sequence ATGAAAAAAGTTGCCGTTATTGATATTGGCTCTAATTCTATGCGGCTGGTTATGCTGGAAGTGACGGCAAATGGGTTTAAGGTTGTTGATGATATGAAAGAAACTGTCCGTTTGGGCCGGGGACTTCAAGAGTCCGGAATGATCGGGGAAGAAGCGATGAACAAAGCGATGCAGACATTATCTTTATTCAAAGGTGTTTGCGAGGTCAATCACGCTTCAGTATTAGCTGTGGCAACCGCTGCCGTTCGTAAGGCCCGTAATGGAGCCGATTTATTGGAAAGGATACAAAAGGACACCAGTATAGAGGTCACTCTTATTTCAGGAGAAGAGGAAGCCGGATACGACTTTGCGGGGGTAATCAATAGTATTGATCTCTCTGATTTTGTACTGGTGGATATCGGCGGAGGAAGTATAGAGCTTGTTCTCGTCAAGGGCAGGGAGATCAAAGAGGCGGTCAGTCTGGCAGTAGGGTCACTGGATCTAACGCAAAGATTCAAGCTGGCGGACGAGGTTTCATTCGGACAGGAAGAAGATCTCCTGAAGTTTCTGCGGACTGCTTTTGCCAAGGTTAAATGGCTCAAAAAAGAAAAGCCATGCGTTCTCGTAGGCGTAGGAGGAATCATTCGGAATATCGGAAAGATTGACCGGAAAAGAAAAGGCTACTTGCCCGATATCGCCCATAATTACAAACTGAGTAAAAATGATGTTGCGGAGATCTATCAGCTTCTGAAAAGTAAGAATTTGTTGGAGCGAAGTAGTATTGAAGGGTTATCCAAAGAGAGGGCGGATATTATGGTAGGGGCCTGTGCCGTAGTCAGAGAGCTGATGGAATATACAGGAATAAAAAAGTTAAGGACGAGCGGCTATGGCTTAAGGGAAGGTTTGGTTTTCAAGCATTATATCAATCAGGGCCGGCGGTTTGATGATGTCCTGGAGTCATCTTTACAGACCGTTTTAGACATGCATCATGAAAATAAGGAACATGCTTATCATGTCTATCATCTCTATGATGAAATTTTTAAAGAATTAACAGATGTCCACAAAATTAACGGAGATTTCAGTAAAATTAATAAAACAGCGGCATTGCTCCATGATATTGGTGTTTCTATAGGGTTCTACAATCACCATGAGCACACCTTCTATATGATTCTGAATGCCGGAATATGTGGAATAGACCACCGGGAATTGGTTCTCAGCGCTTATGTGGCCGCATCCCATCGTCTGAAAAAGTTTAGATTTAACTTTGAAGAATATCAATTGTTGCTTAAAAAGGAAGATAAGGAATATGCTCAAAAAGCGGGCATTTTACTGCAAATTGCCAATAGTCTGGACCGGGGCCAGGTTTCGGCAATCAAAGAGGTTGTTTGTGAAGTGGATAAAAAAACCGTGATGATGAGGACGATTAAAGCTAGAGATGCCGAATTGGAGATCAAAGATGCCATGCAGGCGGCAGAAATGTTCAAAAAAGCTTTCGGCAAAGAATTGGTCATTATATAA
- a CDS encoding ABC transporter permease produces MRRIVAVMHKEFLQMRRDRMTLALTVMLPFIQLILFGFAIQTEVKHIPTAIFDQSLSEESRDLLSSFTASGYFEVRYAAQSINEVDSLIDSGKVKAGIIVPGDFAGMVQKGESASVQLIVDASDNMVANQAMATASSIGFLKSQEAISKKLQVDMTEPLYDIRVRPWYNPGGITAYYMVPGILGIIVTMTMVMMTATAIVRERERGTLEQLIVTPIKSYELMIGKILPYIVLGYIQITIALIVGVAVFKVPIRGSLTELYGLTLFFITASLGLGLMISNVAKTQMQAFQMSFFIMLPSIILSGFMFPREAMPKIIYYIGNLIPITYFLEIVRGIILKGIGIGYLAGQVVSLIVFSVVFIVISTLKFKKKIA; encoded by the coding sequence ATGAGAAGAATAGTGGCAGTTATGCATAAAGAGTTTTTACAAATGCGTAGGGACAGGATGACATTGGCCTTGACGGTTATGCTGCCCTTTATCCAATTAATTCTTTTTGGCTTTGCTATTCAGACAGAAGTAAAACATATTCCCACTGCCATATTTGACCAGTCCCTCTCTGAAGAGAGCCGGGATCTTTTAAGCTCTTTCACCGCTTCCGGTTATTTTGAGGTGCGATATGCCGCCCAAAGCATCAATGAAGTGGATTCCCTGATTGACAGCGGCAAGGTCAAGGCCGGAATCATAGTCCCGGGGGATTTTGCCGGCATGGTGCAAAAAGGAGAATCAGCTTCAGTACAGCTTATTGTTGATGCCAGTGATAATATGGTAGCGAATCAGGCGATGGCAACAGCATCTTCTATTGGATTCTTAAAATCGCAGGAGGCGATCAGCAAAAAATTACAGGTGGATATGACAGAACCTCTTTATGATATCCGGGTCAGACCATGGTACAATCCCGGCGGAATCACCGCTTATTATATGGTTCCGGGCATCCTGGGGATTATTGTGACAATGACGATGGTGATGATGACAGCTACGGCGATTGTAAGAGAAAGAGAAAGAGGCACATTGGAACAATTGATTGTGACACCGATCAAATCATATGAATTAATGATTGGAAAAATCCTTCCCTATATCGTGCTTGGATACATCCAAATAACCATAGCTCTTATTGTCGGGGTTGCGGTCTTTAAGGTCCCGATCAGAGGCAGTTTAACGGAACTTTATGGATTGACATTGTTTTTTATCACGGCATCCCTGGGGCTGGGTTTAATGATTTCCAATGTAGCCAAAACGCAAATGCAGGCCTTTCAAATGTCCTTTTTTATCATGCTGCCGAGTATTATCCTTTCGGGATTCATGTTTCCTCGAGAAGCTATGCCCAAGATAATTTACTATATCGGGAATTTGATTCCTATCACCTATTTTTTGGAGATTGTCCGCGGTATTATCCTGAAAGGGATTGGAATTGGCTATCTGGCAGGTCAGGTGGTCAGTCTTATTGTCTTTTCTGTAGTATTTATTGTGATCAGCACCTTGAAATTTAAAAAGAAAATCGCTTAG
- a CDS encoding TetR/AcrR family transcriptional regulator, producing MRKTRDKILSVYEEKSVGGGRGLFEISLEELAQGAGINKRTIYRYFGSKEEIIAEMLDIIMEKTALRITKILSEENDLRTMLIEVIKTIKYLANGRVLEDLRRHYPLLWQKIELFRRQKIQQFFDSLINNQKMRIRWRVNPMIAHDVFIAALAAVLNPQYIFDHSLTFEETGNALLEMFMFGAMEQTNE from the coding sequence GTGAGAAAAACGCGGGACAAAATTCTTTCTGTATATGAAGAAAAATCCGTTGGCGGGGGACGCGGTTTATTTGAGATTTCTCTGGAAGAGCTTGCCCAGGGGGCGGGAATCAACAAAAGAACCATTTACCGTTATTTCGGCAGTAAGGAAGAAATTATTGCTGAAATGCTGGACATAATCATGGAAAAAACGGCGTTGAGAATTACAAAAATATTGAGTGAAGAGAACGATCTGAGAACGATGTTAATTGAAGTGATTAAAACGATCAAGTATCTGGCCAATGGCCGGGTTTTGGAAGATTTACGGCGGCATTATCCTTTGCTTTGGCAAAAAATTGAGTTGTTTCGCCGGCAAAAAATTCAACAATTCTTTGATTCCCTAATCAACAATCAGAAGATGCGGATACGCTGGCGTGTCAATCCCATGATTGCGCATGATGTTTTTATCGCCGCACTGGCGGCAGTTCTCAATCCGCAGTATATTTTCGATCATTCCTTAACATTTGAAGAAACAGGAAATGCGCTTTTGGAGATGTTTATGTTTGGCGCTATGGAACAGACAAACGAATAG
- a CDS encoding ABC transporter ATP-binding protein → MEYVITTDRLTRKFGEFTAVDKVSFQVRKGEVFGFLGPNGAGKSTMIRMLCGILEPTGGEATVLGYRLDQDPEKIKKNIGYMSQKFSLYHDLTVKENLNFYAGIYEISRREAGPRIKEMIEMAGLTGRENEFAVNLSGGWKQRLALGCAILARPPLVFLDEPTSGVSPTSRRRFFHIIRELVREGTTVMVSTHFMDEAQRCHRLGFISSGQLMAVDTPENLKKKVIEGLMVELDLPNSLTRMQEIKNLEFVRECTIHGALLHVLLSNEEDKTELEKSTGAQAKIIEPSLEDVFIALSHKGGKA, encoded by the coding sequence ATGGAATATGTAATCACCACAGACAGGCTGACCCGCAAGTTCGGAGAATTCACGGCTGTCGATAAGGTTTCTTTCCAGGTGCGCAAAGGAGAAGTTTTCGGTTTTCTAGGCCCGAACGGGGCGGGAAAATCGACAATGATACGGATGCTTTGCGGAATTTTGGAGCCAACCGGGGGAGAAGCCACTGTTTTGGGTTACAGATTAGATCAAGATCCGGAAAAAATAAAAAAAAATATTGGCTATATGTCTCAAAAATTCAGTTTATATCATGATCTGACCGTTAAGGAAAATCTGAATTTCTATGCGGGGATTTATGAAATTTCCAGGAGAGAAGCCGGGCCCAGAATCAAAGAAATGATTGAGATGGCGGGGCTTACCGGGAGAGAAAACGAATTTGCGGTGAATTTAAGCGGCGGATGGAAGCAAAGACTGGCCCTGGGCTGTGCAATATTGGCCCGCCCGCCGTTGGTTTTTCTTGACGAACCGACAAGCGGAGTAAGTCCGACCAGCCGCAGGAGATTCTTTCACATCATCCGGGAACTGGTCAGGGAAGGGACGACAGTCATGGTTTCAACCCATTTTATGGACGAGGCCCAAAGATGTCATAGGCTGGGATTTATTTCTTCAGGACAATTAATGGCTGTTGATACTCCGGAAAATCTAAAAAAGAAGGTCATTGAAGGGTTAATGGTGGAATTGGATCTGCCCAATTCCTTAACCAGGATGCAGGAAATTAAAAACCTGGAATTTGTACGGGAGTGCACCATCCATGGAGCTTTGCTGCATGTTCTTCTAAGCAACGAAGAGGATAAAACTGAATTGGAGAAAAGCACCGGAGCTCAGGCTAAAATTATTGAGCCGTCCTTGGAAGACGTTTTTATTGCCTTATCTCACAAGGGGGGAAAAGCATGA
- a CDS encoding RNA degradosome polyphosphate kinase — translation MNFEESKYFINRELSWIEFNKRVLQEAYDKNYPLLERLKFLAISASNLDEFFMVRVASITDLVEAGFAGQDASGLTPREQLEQIAVHIHKFVKKQYNCLIKSIIPAFKKKEIIFAGYDKMDERQKEYLHKRFEELIYPVLTPLAVDQSRPFPLLANKSLNLAVRLKGTEEERFALVQVPSVLPRIIEVPSENGKRIFIFLEDIIIEHIGFMFSGYKVEAVCPFCITRNADLDIDEEDAQDLLKEIEESVARRKWGAPVRLEIIRGSDIETKQFLIRMLEISEAETYEVPVYLDLTAWMQLMSVEGFEHLKDTPLSSPIPQDFWGKEDIFSAIREKDCLVHHPYESFDCVTDFIRQASTDPDVLAIKQTLYRVSGNSPIVKSLITAAEHGKQVTVLVELKARFDETKNINWAKMLEKAGCHVVYGLVGLKIHCKAALVIRREEEGIRRYVHMGTGNYNDQTAKLYTDIGIFTCRDSFGADISALFNFLTGYSMVPTWKKIETAPFSLRLFFDRMIENEIEQVKQGGKGRIIAKMNSLADKEIINMLYKASAAGVEIVLIVRGICCLRSGISGLSENIVVISIVGKFLEHSRIYYFENGGQPKIYLSSADLMTRNLDRRVEIAFPVEQERLKRRLIEILKISMEDTVKVRIQRKDGTYAKIDKRGKPQVQSQMVFYEKAKKAVEQLQGQAFDQID, via the coding sequence ATGAATTTTGAAGAAAGTAAATACTTTATTAATCGGGAATTAAGCTGGATTGAATTTAACAAGAGAGTATTACAGGAAGCATATGATAAAAACTATCCTTTGCTGGAAAGATTAAAATTCTTAGCCATCAGTGCGTCTAATCTGGATGAGTTTTTTATGGTGCGGGTGGCCAGCATAACGGATTTGGTGGAAGCAGGATTTGCGGGACAAGATGCTTCCGGACTTACACCAAGGGAACAGCTTGAACAAATCGCTGTCCATATTCATAAATTTGTGAAAAAGCAGTATAATTGCTTAATAAAATCCATCATTCCCGCTTTTAAAAAAAAAGAAATCATATTTGCCGGTTATGACAAAATGGACGAGCGGCAAAAAGAATATTTGCATAAACGGTTTGAGGAGCTGATTTATCCTGTTTTAACGCCCTTGGCAGTCGATCAGAGCAGGCCGTTTCCCTTGCTGGCCAATAAAAGCCTGAATTTGGCCGTGAGATTAAAGGGGACGGAGGAAGAGCGTTTTGCTCTGGTTCAGGTACCCTCTGTTTTACCAAGAATCATTGAAGTCCCTTCGGAAAATGGGAAGCGGATTTTCATCTTTTTGGAAGATATTATTATTGAGCATATAGGGTTCATGTTTTCAGGATATAAAGTAGAAGCCGTCTGTCCGTTTTGTATCACAAGAAATGCTGATTTGGACATTGATGAAGAAGATGCCCAGGATCTCTTGAAAGAAATCGAGGAATCTGTTGCCCGGCGCAAATGGGGGGCACCGGTAAGATTGGAGATCATCAGGGGCAGTGATATTGAAACCAAACAATTTTTGATTAGGATGTTGGAAATCAGTGAAGCGGAGACATATGAGGTACCGGTATATCTGGATCTTACCGCGTGGATGCAGCTGATGTCCGTTGAGGGGTTCGAACATTTGAAAGATACCCCCTTAAGTTCTCCAATTCCTCAGGACTTTTGGGGAAAAGAGGATATTTTTTCTGCGATCAGGGAGAAAGACTGTCTGGTGCACCATCCTTATGAATCCTTTGACTGTGTGACGGATTTTATTCGGCAAGCGTCCACCGATCCTGACGTATTAGCCATCAAGCAGACACTATACAGGGTCAGCGGCAATTCACCAATCGTCAAATCGCTGATCACTGCAGCCGAACACGGTAAACAAGTTACGGTTTTGGTAGAACTGAAAGCCAGATTTGACGAAACCAAAAATATTAACTGGGCCAAGATGCTGGAAAAGGCAGGATGTCATGTGGTTTACGGATTGGTAGGTCTTAAAATTCACTGTAAAGCCGCCTTAGTGATCCGCCGGGAAGAGGAGGGAATCAGGCGGTATGTTCATATGGGCACAGGAAACTATAATGACCAGACAGCCAAGCTTTATACAGATATCGGGATATTTACCTGCAGGGACTCCTTTGGAGCAGATATCTCCGCTCTTTTTAATTTTTTAACAGGGTATTCCATGGTCCCGACATGGAAAAAGATTGAGACGGCACCCTTTTCTCTCCGCCTTTTTTTCGACAGGATGATTGAGAATGAAATTGAACAGGTTAAACAAGGGGGAAAAGGCCGGATTATTGCTAAAATGAACTCTCTTGCCGACAAGGAGATCATTAACATGCTTTATAAAGCATCTGCTGCAGGGGTGGAAATCGTACTGATCGTCAGAGGAATATGTTGTCTGCGTTCCGGGATAAGCGGATTGAGTGAAAATATTGTGGTCATCAGTATTGTCGGTAAGTTTTTGGAACACAGCCGTATCTATTATTTCGAAAATGGCGGACAGCCGAAAATCTACCTGTCCAGTGCCGATTTAATGACCAGGAACCTGGACCGGAGAGTAGAAATCGCTTTTCCTGTCGAGCAGGAAAGACTGAAGAGAAGATTAATAGAGATTTTGAAAATATCTATGGAAGATACGGTAAAGGTAAGAATTCAGAGAAAAGATGGCACTTATGCCAAAATCGACAAGAGAGGAAAACCTCAGGTTCAATCCCAAATGGTTTTTTATGAAAAAGCAAAGAAGGCTGTGGAACAATTACAGGGCCAAGCTTTTGACCAGATAGATTAA
- a CDS encoding HD domain-containing protein has protein sequence MSKVKVASAIYIGSNAIQLKISENRKGKKHDLEFIEYPLNLGHDTFSKGRITFEKAEKICEVINHFSRVIKDYQVEDSCVAATTAVRDAANQEYILDQIFIKTGKKVLVLDDADEKKLICKEMLKKIQAFEMLENTEALMVYLGTGTVGVSIYEKGTIPFTQNIRMGSLKLSEIMERMQEQIEKSNTIIEEYLVTFANILEKLISLKKLNHFIVSGQEMDLIARICGAVEEGELLFIPTESFKAKYKELINLNVEQVARTYGLNKDQAEGLLPSLSIYNTLLVFTSANNIIHAPVTLCDALLFSMLYKEEDRELERKFAENTIISAQSVGEKYRYDAEHAATVQKFGSIIFDQTKKIHGLGEREKLLLQVACLLHDIGKYINTKNHYYHSYYLIKNTDIIGLNNEETEMAAQIAMYHGKEVPGLSNEHFSRLTTSQRAVVSKLVAIIRMADALDRSHSQKFKQLEVTLKKDGIELKGSTEWDYGLEQWTFNRKSSFFEEVFGIKARLRRKANEF, from the coding sequence ATGAGCAAAGTTAAGGTTGCATCCGCTATTTACATAGGATCTAATGCTATCCAGCTCAAAATCAGCGAAAATAGAAAAGGAAAAAAACATGATCTGGAATTTATTGAATACCCGTTAAATTTAGGGCACGATACTTTTTCCAAAGGTCGGATTACCTTTGAAAAAGCAGAGAAAATATGTGAGGTGATTAATCATTTTTCCAGGGTAATTAAAGATTATCAGGTTGAGGATAGCTGTGTCGCGGCGACAACAGCTGTTCGCGATGCGGCGAATCAGGAATATATTCTGGATCAGATTTTTATCAAAACAGGGAAAAAGGTTCTTGTTCTTGATGATGCGGATGAAAAAAAATTAATCTGTAAAGAAATGCTCAAGAAAATACAAGCATTCGAAATGCTTGAGAATACAGAGGCGTTGATGGTCTATCTGGGGACAGGTACGGTAGGAGTATCAATATATGAAAAAGGGACGATTCCTTTTACCCAAAATATCAGAATGGGCTCTTTAAAACTCAGTGAAATCATGGAAAGAATGCAGGAACAAATTGAGAAATCCAACACAATTATTGAAGAATATTTGGTGACATTTGCTAATATCTTGGAAAAACTCATCTCTTTAAAAAAACTCAACCATTTTATTGTATCCGGACAGGAAATGGATCTGATTGCAAGAATCTGCGGAGCAGTAGAGGAGGGAGAGCTGCTGTTTATTCCGACAGAAAGCTTTAAAGCCAAATATAAGGAATTAATAAATCTCAATGTTGAACAAGTGGCCAGGACTTATGGCTTAAATAAAGATCAGGCGGAAGGCCTGCTTCCATCGCTGTCTATTTATAATACTTTACTGGTGTTTACTTCGGCGAACAATATTATCCATGCACCCGTAACGCTTTGTGACGCTTTGCTCTTCAGTATGCTGTACAAAGAGGAAGACAGGGAACTTGAACGCAAATTTGCGGAAAACACCATCATTTCCGCCCAGTCGGTAGGAGAGAAATATAGGTATGATGCTGAACACGCCGCTACAGTCCAAAAATTTGGATCGATTATTTTTGATCAAACCAAAAAAATCCACGGGCTGGGAGAAAGAGAAAAGCTGCTCTTGCAGGTAGCCTGCCTATTGCATGATATCGGCAAATATATTAATACAAAAAATCATTACTATCACTCCTATTATTTGATCAAAAACACGGATATTATCGGATTAAATAACGAGGAAACGGAGATGGCGGCTCAGATTGCCATGTATCATGGTAAAGAGGTGCCCGGGTTGAGTAATGAACATTTCAGCAGGCTGACTACTTCACAACGGGCAGTTGTCTCGAAATTGGTAGCGATAATCAGAATGGCGGATGCTCTGGACAGAAGCCACAGTCAAAAATTTAAGCAGTTGGAAGTAACACTCAAAAAAGATGGAATTGAATTAAAGGGAAGCACAGAATGGGATTATGGCCTTGAACAGTGGACATTTAACCGGAAAAGCAGCTTTTTTGAAGAAGTGTTTGGAATCAAAGCACGGCTGAGGAGAAAAGCCAATGAATTTTGA